The nucleotide sequence TGGACAAATGAAGGTTGGCTTTACCTGTGTGTTGTAATAGATCTATATTCCCGGAAAGTAGTCGGTTATTCGCTTGATACTCATATTAGGGCTGAACTGGCAATGGATGCACTTAAGATGGTTGTAGCTCATAGAAATCCAGATGACAATTTAATATTCCATTCAGATCGTGGTGTACAATATGCTTCCCATGATTTCAGAAAAATAATAACTGAGTATAAAATGATTCAGAGTATGAGCCGTAAAGGAGACTGCTGGGATAATGCATGTGCTGAAAGTTTTTTCTCAACTTTAAAAATGGAAGAGGTATTTCATAAAAGATATAAAACGAGAGATGAAGCACGGCTTGCTATTTTTGAATACATTTCAGTATTCTATAATAGACAGAGAATTCATTCTTTTCTTGACTATAAAAGTCCGGAAGAATATGAATCATCTAATTCAATAATTAAATAAGTTGCTTAACTATGTGTCCGTAATTGCGGGGCAAGCCCAAAATGATCAGATCATTTACGGCTAATTAGCATATTAAAAACCGGACGAACTCAGTTACAATGCCAAAAATCTAAGATGTTATTAGGAAAGATTTTACCTATGGTGAGCGTCTTGTGCTGAGCGAAATCGAATTACATTTGCAAACAAGAAGCTTGTTGTTCGCAAGTTGGTAAAGACCAATAGCCTTATTGAGCGAGTTTGGCACTTAGCCCTTTTTTGTTGTACACCTGTCACAAACTTGTTGACAAGCAACATGCAAATATTTGAAAATATCATATCATTTTTGGTAAAATGCTATTAACAAGGATTGTTTTGTATCAATATAAATATTCCTGATCATATTACTAATATAAAATCGAGGTTAACATGGCGGAAGAGGAAATCCCTCAGAGTGAAGAGACATCTAAGAAGAATAAAAAGATAAATAAATTTACAATTGATGAAATAAATCAAAAAATTGAGGACCTGGAAAAATCAAATCAGGTTGGCTCTAAATATTATAAACATCTTCAGCTAAGAAAGAAGGAATTGCAGTCCTAGAGTTTTGATAAATCCTTTATCTTCTTATGCTAAATTATTGCTCCCTCATTATTGCTTTTAGGAGAGAGAAGAAGGTAGGCGATTAGGATTATCAAAAATGCTATAAAGATGAAAATTATTATTATTTTTTTCTGCTCTGATGATGGGAGGAGCTTATAGTTCTGAATCTTATATTTACCATCATATAAGATATTAATGCATCTTGTAAGTATTCCTTTTGCATCTATATCTGATATGATATTCTTGAGATTGGTTAATCTTTTTGATATGTGTGTTTTGTCATTATGTGGATGAAGATCAAATTCTGCGCTATTATATAAATTAGGGTCATCTGGGTCTGCAATAAAACTATAACCACAATTACATTTCACTCTGATATTCCCTCTGTTGATCGGGAATCGTAATTTTTTTTTGCAGGAGGGACATCGTTTTAATAAATACATATAAAGTAGTGGGGTATCATAGAATCTCAGCAGCCTGCCCCAAAACATCAGGTAAGTATGAATATAACTGTTCAAGTTCACGGTCATTCAGCCCGGCACGCTTTATGGCCGTCTCATTCATTTCATGATACAGCCCATCACTGCCGATTCCTATTCCTGCCATAAGGCATATTACATTAGCAATATGCACAATTGAGACAATAAGCTTGAATTCTTCAGGGGCATCATTTGGATTGTGATGATATCTAACAATAGCATTTAGGACAGGAGGGAACTGCCATTTTGTTAATATATTTTCACCAATTATCTGATGATCGTAGCCCATGATCTCCTTTTCTGCTTCCTGGAATGTTACACCAGTATTTTCAACAAAGCTTAGAATATCTTGAAAAGTCTTTTGTACAAACATAGCGAGAACGGTTTTCCCAACATCATGAATGATTCCGCCAGTAAAGGTTATGTCAGCAATTTCTTTCTTTTTTTTCATCAAAGCTATTCTCTTTGAGAGAATTGCTACGGCCAGGCCATGCTTCCAAAGTTCACCCTTCTCGAGGCTATACCCCATAATTTCCTTATCTAATATAGTCTTCGTGGTTACTACCATTACTATATCTTTCACTTCCTTCAATCCAAGAGTAACCACTGCCCTTTCAATTGATGATATCTCCTTGCCTCTGTTAAAATATGCTGAATTGCACAGTTTAAGTATGTTAGTTGTAATTGCTTGATCCTTTGCAATTTCCTCTGCAACAGACTTGAATGGTACATCAGGATCGCTTACCATCCTTACCACTTGACTTGCCACAACTGGTATTGAAGGTAAACTTTCAATATTATTGATTACTGATTCAATTCTCTGTTGAATAGTTGTTTGCATTTATTTACTCATTGGTTTTTATTTTCTTTTCGGTATTTCTAATATTTATATAAAAGTAATTATTAGAAATTAGAGTTTTTCTCCTAAAAAACATTCTATACATGATTAAATAACCGCTATAATGTTTAATAAAAAATCATTTAAGTTTTATAATAAACCTTCTCCTTGCCTGAAGCCTTTATCTTCAACCTCCCATCCTCAAGAAAAAAATCGATTACTCTGCCGGTATTTCCACCCAAATCTTCTATAGTAATTGGGATGCTATTCTCTTGAAGTACTTTTTTTGTCATCTCAATGTTCCTTTCCCCAATCTGAGCAAGGTGTGTATTGGATTTAAATTTGAACATGGATGCTCCGCCCGCTATTTTTGCTGACATGGATCCTTTATTGCACCCCTCTTTTTCTAACATCTGTATCAGTAGTGGAATTGCGGTGTTAGCATATTTTTCTGGTTTACCATCATTACTGCCGGAATCCTGCGGTAAGAGGACATGAGCTAGCCCACCAATTTTTTTTGTCTTATCATATATGCAGATGCCAACGCAACTCCCTAAGATTGTACGTAGTACACTGGGGGTAGATGAAATCTTTAATTGTGCAACACCAACATTTACTAATGTTTGCATATTATTCACTCTGTTATTGTATGATCCTGTACTTTATTATTAAGGAAAATTTTGAATATGTCAAGAAAAATGATATTTTTTTCTGTTGTTATGTACCTTACATTTTTGGAGTTATGCTGTTCATTGTAAAACAGCATCAATAGCTATAATACTTGCCTCCTCAAAATAAGGTAGAACATAATTCTTCCTCTGAGTAGAGGTAATACTCGCTTATGCGATTCTCATCTCCTTTTATGAAAAGATGAGATGTTCTGATTCCTTAATTTTTCATATCCTGTGAAGGATTCACGTTGTAACCAAATGCTATCAGTTTCTCTATACAGTTCATCTAATCTGCATTCCATTTGATTAATCATCTCTTCTAACCTTTCCTGATTGATGTCCTTGGGTATGTATACTTCTCTATCAAACCTTACAATAATTTTAGAAAAAGGTTTTGGGATAATAAAATTATCCCAACTGTTAAATGTCCATTTTTTCTCAGATGATACAATGGTTGGTAATAGCGGCATCCCCGAATGTTTTGCCATTGCAAAAAGTCCCGGCTTAATCTTGCCAAAGGGACCCCTAGGCCCATCAACGATGTGTCCAACTGCATACCCTTCCTTTAATAGCCTTTTTAATTTAATTAGGGCCCTCCCACCTCCCCTAGATGATGAACCCCTTACTGTGCGCCATCCGAGGATCTCTACAATTTTTGATATCAACTCACCATCAGTACTCTGACTAATCATAATTGCTATAGGACTTCGTTTTGCCATTAAGCATATTCCAGGGAAAAATCTCTGATGCCATGAGATGTAGATTGGTGATTCTCCTCTCTTGTAGATGGTTTCTTCAATTTTGGGGTCAATTATCCTGATTCGATATGATAAAAAAATCAACTTAATAAAGAAAAAAGCAAGATAGGGAAGTATGTATCTATAAAAAAAACTTTTCATGCTTTTCAATTCTATAGATGCTGATTGTCTTTTGTTAAATAGTTTGAGACATAATCTAGCACAGCCTCCTCTAATGTGCGAAACTGCGTGGTGTAGCCTGTATCCCTTAGCTTGTCCATCTGTGCCTTTGTGAAATATTGATAGCGATTTTTAATAGAGTCCGGCATGTCGATATACTCAATTGACAGATCATGTCCCATAGCAGAGAATATCGCAGCGGAAAGATCATTCCATGTTCGGGCTGTCCCAGTGCCAAGATTAAAAATTCCGTTTATTTCCGGATTCAGATAAAGCCACCACATAACGTCCGCACAGTCCTTGACATAGATGAAATCACGCAACTGCTCCCCATCCTGATATTCTTCCCGCAAGGATTTGAAGAGCTGAATTCGTCCTGTCCTGATAATCTGATGGTATGCCTTGAATACGATGCTAGCCATATTCCCTTTGTGATACTCATTGGGGCCAAAGACATTGAAAAACTTGATGCCCGCTATTTTATCATTTACCCTGTTACGAATTGCCCAGAGGTCAAAGATATGCTTTGAATATCCATAGATATTAAGGGGTTGAAGCGTTAATGTGTCCGCTTCATCATCAGAGAATCCTTGAGAGCCGTCGCCATATGTTGCAGCGCTGCTTGCATAAATAAATCGAATGTTATTGCTCAGCGACCACTCGGCTAACGTTTTCGTATAACGGTAGTTGTTTTGCATTAAATAATCTGCGTCAAGTTCGGTTGTGGATGAGCATGCGCCCATATGGATTATTGCGTTAATGTTAAGGGATATGTTGTTGATAATCTTTATGAATTCATCTTTATGAATGTAATCTTGAAAATTTTTATTAACAAGGTTTTTCCATTTATATGAACTTCCAAGCTCATCAACAATTAGTATATCGCTGATTCCCATGGTGTTCAACTTCCAGACAAAAGCGCTGCCAATAAATCCAGCTCCACCGGTTACAACAATCAACATTTACCCCCTGAATTATTTAGGATATTTTAAACTATATATTTTATCCTTTGTCAAGAAAAAGAGGGAGGGCGAATTGCAATAATTAAACAAATTGCATTATGTTTATTATTTGAGAATACCTCACAAACCCTTAATAATCAATTTAATCAAATTGAGTAGTTATTATATTTGTTTTTTCATTCTTTGAATATCATAATAGGCATATCCTTTGATCTCATATTTAAGATGGAGAAGACAAATAAGATCACGGATTAAATGGTGTTAACAAATTTATTTTTGTTGATATTATTCCTAATCTAACATTAATGGTTTAATAAATTTACAAAATCAATATTCAATATGATGAATAAATATAATCCTTTTTAGGAATGACTATGAATTAAAGGATATGCTAATGGGAAAGACAATTACAGAGAAAATTCTCGCTGCGCATACTGATCATGAGGCTGTTACACCGGGGGAACTCATTGAGGCTGATGTTGATATCATTCTTGGAAACGATATCACAGCACCCATTGCAATTCAGGAACTCAAAAAAAATGGTATTAAAAGGTTATTTAATAAGGATAGTATAGTCTTAACCGCAGATCATTTTACTCCTAATAAGGATATCAAATCAGCTGAACAGGTTAAAATTCTTAGAGATTATGCAAAAGAGAATGATATTGTTCATTTTTATGATGTGGGCAGGGTGGGAATAGAGCATGCATTTCTTCCTGAACTTGGTCTTGTTAGACCAGGAATGCTTATAATCGGAGCAGATTCTCACACATGCACTTATGGGGCCCTGGGGGCCTTCTCTACTGGGATCGGTTCAACAGATATGGCCGCTGCTATGGCTACAGGGAAAACATGGTTCAAGGTGCCTGAATCCATGAGGTTCGTTTTTGAGGGGAAATTCAATCCCTTTGTCACGGGTAAGGATCTTATTCTATATACTATCGGCGACATCGGCGTTGACGGAGCGCTGTATATGGCAATGGAGTTTACAGGAAGCGCAATCAAAGAGCTTTCAATTGAGGGACGATTAACCATGACTAACATGGCTATTGAGGCTGGGGGCAAGAATGGGATAATTGAACCTGATGAAAAGACCGTTAAATATATAGAACAAAGAAGCGATCAAGGTTATGATATTTTTACCAGCGATACAGATGCCAAATATATAACAATTAAAGAATATGATGTTTCCCGAATAGAACCCCTGGTTGCCTTCCCGCATTTGCCGGAGAATGTGAAGCCTGCCAGAGAGAGCGGTGTGGAAATAGATCAGGTGGTAATTGGGTCCTGCACTAATGGACGAATTGAAGATTTAAGGCAGGCAGCAAAGGTTTTAATTGGGAAAAAGGCTCATAGAGACGTTAGGCTAATTGTTATTCCTGCAACTCAAGAGGTATACAGACAGGCGCTAGATGAGGGATTATTAGAGGTCTTTATTGACGCACAAGGGATTGTATCAGCCCCAACCTGTGGCCCCTGCCTCGGCGGTCATATGGGAATATTGGCTCAAAGTGAGAGGTGCATAGCAACTACTAACAGAAATTTTGTTGGTAGGATGGGACATCCGAAGAGTGAAGTATATCTATCCAATCCTGCAATCGCCGCAGCCTCAGCAGTCGCTGGGAGGATTTGTCATCCTGATGAGTTATAATAAAGGTGAATTATGCAAGTAATAGGAAAAGCCTGGAAGTTTGGTAATGATATAAATACTGATGAGATAATACCTGCAAGATATCTGAATGTTTCTGATCCAAAGGAATTGGCAAGGCATTGCATGGAAGATGCTGATCCGGAATTTATCAATAAGATATCCAAGGGTGATATAATTGTTGCAGGAAGCAACTTTGGATGCGGTTCTTCCAGAGAGCATGCCCCTATATCTATTCTGGCTGCAGAAATTTCATGTGTAATAGCATCTTCATTTGCTAGGATCTTCTATCGCAATTGTATAAATATTGGGCTTCCGATTTTAGAGTCTCCTGATGCCGCGAAAGACATAGGGGAGGGGGATGAGATCGAAGTGGATTTTGATAGGGGTGAGATAACAAACATTTCAAAATCAAGGATATATGCGGTCACGCCCTTCCCCCCATTTATGCAGGAGATAATAAAAAAGGGCGGGCTTATGAATAAGATTAAAAGCGAGTATCAAGATTAGTAGTTTATAGATATAGGTCTGGTGAATATTATGTTGGTGTATTGGGGATTGATGTGCGAAGTAATAGATTATCCCTTAAGAATGTATTCAAAGTCTCTTGATACTTCTGCTATCAGCAATGTTTTCGCCAGTTGATTCAAATGGAATAATATACCAGTTCCCCTGCCTGTATTTCCTCAGTTGAAGAAAAAAGGCTGGATTTGGAAGATCCTGAACAAAATCCGGTGTGAACTCAAGGAGGATCTTTGTGCTTCCTGCCAGCTTTCTATTAAAATAACCGCTAACATTAAGCCTGATGTGGGGGGCATTAAATATAAAGGAATTAATATATAGATTTGAGCCTAAAATC is from Spirochaetota bacterium and encodes:
- a CDS encoding lysophospholipid acyltransferase family protein; its protein translation is MKSFFYRYILPYLAFFFIKLIFLSYRIRIIDPKIEETIYKRGESPIYISWHQRFFPGICLMAKRSPIAIMISQSTDGELISKIVEILGWRTVRGSSSRGGGRALIKLKRLLKEGYAVGHIVDGPRGPFGKIKPGLFAMAKHSGMPLLPTIVSSEKKWTFNSWDNFIIPKPFSKIIVRFDREVYIPKDINQERLEEMINQMECRLDELYRETDSIWLQRESFTGYEKLRNQNISSFHKRR
- the leuD gene encoding 3-isopropylmalate dehydratase small subunit; the protein is MQVIGKAWKFGNDINTDEIIPARYLNVSDPKELARHCMEDADPEFINKISKGDIIVAGSNFGCGSSREHAPISILAAEISCVIASSFARIFYRNCINIGLPILESPDAAKDIGEGDEIEVDFDRGEITNISKSRIYAVTPFPPFMQEIIKKGGLMNKIKSEYQD
- a CDS encoding IS3 family transposase → WTNEGWLYLCVVIDLYSRKVVGYSLDTHIRAELAMDALKMVVAHRNPDDNLIFHSDRGVQYASHDFRKIITEYKMIQSMSRKGDCWDNACAESFFSTLKMEEVFHKRYKTRDEARLAIFEYISVFYNRQRIHSFLDYKSPEEYESSNSIIK
- the rfaD gene encoding ADP-glyceromanno-heptose 6-epimerase codes for the protein MIVVTGGAGFIGSAFVWKLNTMGISDILIVDELGSSYKWKNLVNKNFQDYIHKDEFIKIINNISLNINAIIHMGACSSTTELDADYLMQNNYRYTKTLAEWSLSNNIRFIYASSAATYGDGSQGFSDDEADTLTLQPLNIYGYSKHIFDLWAIRNRVNDKIAGIKFFNVFGPNEYHKGNMASIVFKAYHQIIRTGRIQLFKSLREEYQDGEQLRDFIYVKDCADVMWWLYLNPEINGIFNLGTGTARTWNDLSAAIFSAMGHDLSIEYIDMPDSIKNRYQYFTKAQMDKLRDTGYTTQFRTLEEAVLDYVSNYLTKDNQHL
- a CDS encoding HDOD domain-containing protein; amino-acid sequence: MQTTIQQRIESVINNIESLPSIPVVASQVVRMVSDPDVPFKSVAEEIAKDQAITTNILKLCNSAYFNRGKEISSIERAVVTLGLKEVKDIVMVVTTKTILDKEIMGYSLEKGELWKHGLAVAILSKRIALMKKKKEIADITFTGGIIHDVGKTVLAMFVQKTFQDILSFVENTGVTFQEAEKEIMGYDHQIIGENILTKWQFPPVLNAIVRYHHNPNDAPEEFKLIVSIVHIANVICLMAGIGIGSDGLYHEMNETAIKRAGLNDRELEQLYSYLPDVLGQAAEIL
- a CDS encoding chemotaxis protein CheD; its protein translation is MQTLVNVGVAQLKISSTPSVLRTILGSCVGICIYDKTKKIGGLAHVLLPQDSGSNDGKPEKYANTAIPLLIQMLEKEGCNKGSMSAKIAGGASMFKFKSNTHLAQIGERNIEMTKKVLQENSIPITIEDLGGNTGRVIDFFLEDGRLKIKASGKEKVYYKT
- the leuC gene encoding 3-isopropylmalate dehydratase large subunit, encoding MGKTITEKILAAHTDHEAVTPGELIEADVDIILGNDITAPIAIQELKKNGIKRLFNKDSIVLTADHFTPNKDIKSAEQVKILRDYAKENDIVHFYDVGRVGIEHAFLPELGLVRPGMLIIGADSHTCTYGALGAFSTGIGSTDMAAAMATGKTWFKVPESMRFVFEGKFNPFVTGKDLILYTIGDIGVDGALYMAMEFTGSAIKELSIEGRLTMTNMAIEAGGKNGIIEPDEKTVKYIEQRSDQGYDIFTSDTDAKYITIKEYDVSRIEPLVAFPHLPENVKPARESGVEIDQVVIGSCTNGRIEDLRQAAKVLIGKKAHRDVRLIVIPATQEVYRQALDEGLLEVFIDAQGIVSAPTCGPCLGGHMGILAQSERCIATTNRNFVGRMGHPKSEVYLSNPAIAAASAVAGRICHPDEL